One segment of Ferrimicrobium sp. DNA contains the following:
- the tkt gene encoding transketolase, whose product MKALDQRAITTVRMLAIDQVEAAQSGHPGIALGLAPIAYTLFSRIMNFDPLDPTWPNRDRFVLSPGHGSALLYALLHLFGYDLPIDELRRFRQLGSKTPGHPEYGVTPGVETTTGPLGQGLATAVGMAIAEAKQRAMSDGVIDHHTFVLVSDGDLMEGISHEAASLAGHLRLGRLIVGYDSNDITIDGPRHQSCTDDVVMRFVSYGWQVLTIADTEDVEEIERVYREAMADERPTLIVAPTIIGRGAPTKENTAKAHGAPLGASELGATKAGYGWPDEPTFLVPDEVRTYVDQQIAAKRVIHESWEEANPTGGVTASTTVDASDITVTTEPVATRVASATYLARVAAHDPTLIGGSADLAESTGLNVGLVAITARDFSGSVIHFGIREHAMAAIANGLALSGYCPYVSTFLVFSDYLRPALRLSALMGLGVIYLFSHDSFAVGEDGPTHQPIEQLEALRIIPNTQVLRPADAFETYACWELARSERSRPTILVLTRQPLPQLPSSESPTWLVDTGARVVHDTENNPEVVLVASGSEVALAIAAAKILKDEDDIDARVISVPHRERFLGIDPRERDLLAPTGIPRLVVEASVGTGWHEFLSPGDRLYGINRFGASAPIDDVAAYLGFTPDKIAEAALDLVVEAYRLGQPSHLVADLLRATEAAACATLDEVGLGDKNRADQAAVSAMREELGRLPVLATVIVGEGEKDHAPMLFVGERLGTGTIDIDLAIDPLEGTNFAASGREGAISVIAAAPSGGLRALPGYYLEKLIVGERAAGVIDLDRPLLENVKRVASRLGLGVGETTVVVLAKPRHATQIADLRAHGVPVLEISDGDVMASLRVLSGDPNTAMLWGIGGTPEGVISAAATLALSGQMQARCAPQSEQEATTVAGVYPDYATRCFEASELAHPSSIVVATSVSGAYPLAPPRSVGEFTYLESLWIGEGRYGIIRRLVP is encoded by the coding sequence ATGAAGGCACTCGACCAGCGCGCCATCACTACCGTCCGCATGCTCGCCATCGATCAGGTCGAGGCGGCCCAATCTGGACACCCGGGGATAGCGCTTGGCCTCGCACCCATTGCCTACACCCTCTTTTCACGCATCATGAACTTTGATCCCCTGGACCCCACCTGGCCTAACCGTGATAGGTTCGTCCTCTCCCCTGGTCATGGGTCCGCGCTCCTCTATGCCCTCTTGCACCTGTTTGGCTATGATCTTCCCATCGACGAGCTGAGGCGCTTTCGCCAGCTCGGATCCAAGACCCCCGGGCACCCGGAGTATGGTGTAACACCCGGGGTCGAGACTACCACCGGCCCGCTCGGTCAGGGACTGGCAACCGCCGTCGGGATGGCGATCGCCGAGGCGAAGCAACGCGCAATGAGCGATGGCGTCATCGACCACCACACCTTCGTCTTGGTCTCTGACGGTGATCTCATGGAGGGAATCAGTCACGAGGCCGCCTCCCTCGCTGGTCACCTGCGCCTCGGTCGCCTCATCGTTGGCTATGACTCCAATGACATCACCATCGATGGTCCACGGCACCAGTCGTGCACCGATGATGTGGTCATGCGGTTTGTGTCCTATGGCTGGCAGGTACTCACGATTGCAGACACTGAGGATGTCGAGGAGATCGAACGGGTCTACCGCGAGGCCATGGCCGACGAACGTCCCACCCTGATCGTGGCCCCAACCATCATCGGACGTGGCGCACCCACCAAAGAGAACACCGCAAAGGCCCACGGGGCACCCCTTGGTGCCAGCGAGCTTGGCGCCACCAAGGCTGGCTATGGTTGGCCTGATGAGCCGACGTTCCTCGTCCCTGACGAGGTGAGGACCTACGTTGACCAACAGATCGCGGCCAAACGGGTAATCCATGAGAGCTGGGAAGAGGCCAATCCAACTGGGGGTGTCACAGCTAGCACAACCGTTGATGCCAGTGACATCACCGTGACAACCGAGCCCGTGGCGACTCGAGTGGCATCTGCGACCTATCTGGCTCGTGTCGCCGCTCATGACCCAACGCTCATCGGGGGTTCGGCTGACCTCGCCGAGTCGACTGGGCTCAACGTCGGTCTTGTGGCGATCACTGCTCGGGACTTCTCCGGGTCAGTGATCCACTTTGGCATCCGCGAACACGCGATGGCTGCTATTGCCAACGGGCTTGCGCTCTCGGGCTATTGCCCATACGTCTCGACGTTTCTGGTCTTTTCCGACTATCTGCGTCCAGCACTTCGTCTCAGTGCCCTCATGGGCCTCGGGGTCATCTACCTCTTCTCCCATGACTCCTTCGCCGTTGGCGAGGACGGGCCAACCCATCAGCCCATCGAACAGCTCGAAGCACTGAGGATCATCCCAAATACTCAGGTGTTGCGCCCAGCCGATGCCTTTGAGACCTACGCCTGTTGGGAGCTTGCACGAAGCGAACGCTCCCGACCCACCATCTTGGTCCTGACGCGCCAACCACTCCCTCAGCTTCCAAGCTCCGAGTCGCCCACTTGGCTCGTAGACACCGGTGCGAGGGTGGTCCACGATACTGAGAACAACCCAGAAGTCGTCCTGGTGGCTTCGGGATCGGAGGTAGCGCTCGCAATCGCGGCTGCCAAGATTTTGAAAGACGAGGATGACATCGACGCCCGGGTCATCTCCGTGCCCCATCGTGAGCGCTTCTTGGGTATCGATCCAAGAGAGCGCGATCTTCTCGCCCCGACTGGGATCCCTCGCCTCGTCGTTGAGGCCTCGGTCGGTACCGGCTGGCATGAGTTCCTAAGTCCCGGCGACCGACTCTATGGCATCAACCGGTTCGGCGCCTCCGCCCCGATTGACGACGTGGCCGCCTATCTTGGCTTTACCCCTGACAAGATCGCCGAGGCAGCTCTTGATCTCGTCGTCGAGGCCTATCGGCTTGGCCAGCCCTCGCATCTGGTAGCTGACCTACTCAGAGCCACGGAGGCGGCGGCCTGTGCAACCCTTGACGAGGTGGGGCTTGGCGACAAGAACCGAGCTGATCAAGCGGCGGTGTCAGCGATGCGCGAAGAGCTTGGGCGCCTCCCGGTCTTGGCCACCGTTATCGTCGGTGAGGGTGAGAAGGATCATGCACCCATGCTCTTTGTTGGCGAGCGACTCGGTACCGGTACGATCGACATCGATCTTGCCATCGACCCGCTCGAGGGGACCAACTTTGCCGCCTCCGGCAGGGAGGGGGCAATTTCGGTGATCGCCGCTGCCCCATCGGGGGGACTACGAGCTCTACCGGGATACTACCTTGAGAAGCTCATCGTCGGGGAACGAGCCGCTGGGGTCATCGACCTCGATCGCCCACTCCTGGAAAACGTCAAGCGGGTCGCGAGTCGCCTCGGACTCGGCGTCGGGGAGACCACCGTTGTGGTTCTTGCAAAGCCTCGACACGCAACTCAAATCGCAGATCTTCGCGCTCATGGGGTACCGGTACTTGAGATCTCCGATGGCGACGTCATGGCCAGCCTGAGGGTCTTGAGCGGAGATCCCAATACCGCGATGCTCTGGGGGATCGGTGGAACACCTGAAGGCGTGATCTCAGCGGCAGCGACACTCGCACTCTCGGGTCAGATGCAGGCCAGGTGCGCTCCCCAAAGTGAGCAAGAGGCTACGACCGTGGCAGGCGTCTACCCTGACTACGCGACCCGGTGCTTCGAAGCTAGTGAGTTAGCACATCCGAGCTCGATCGTGGTCGCGACCTCGGTGAGTGGCGCCTACCCGTTGGCACCACCTCGAAGCGTCGGTGAGTTTACTTACCTCGAGAGCCTGTGGATTGGGGAGGGGCGATATGGGATCATTCGGCGCCTTGTTCCATAG
- a CDS encoding phosphoribulokinase, which translates to MPHRIAAIQKLLATEPHPPRVAMLAIGGDSASGKTTLTKGLVQALGKDRITSFCTDDYHRYDRQERKALPFTPLNPECNYLKIMEQHLQLLTLGQPILKPKYHHADGTLGRPELFTPSEIVIAEGLFPLWSKLSRAAFDVTAYLDPPEPIRREWKIARDTSKRGYTKEQVLADLEKRESESEKYIRPQRAHADLVISFAPVEGRDRLSATILLRPTAPHPDLHDILTPSTREAAHIKLIRDQDGKPVDALHVHGHAPESVTRIVEEKLWEHIGLPGEIPESLGRISTSERSAPLAVAQLILLHHMIQV; encoded by the coding sequence ATGCCCCATCGAATAGCAGCGATCCAAAAACTACTCGCCACCGAGCCTCATCCGCCGAGGGTCGCCATGTTGGCAATCGGTGGGGACTCGGCTTCTGGCAAAACGACCCTCACCAAAGGATTGGTGCAGGCGCTCGGCAAGGACCGTATCACCTCATTTTGCACGGACGACTATCATCGCTACGACCGCCAGGAACGCAAGGCCCTCCCCTTCACCCCACTCAATCCCGAATGTAACTATCTGAAAATCATGGAGCAACACCTCCAGCTCCTAACACTCGGACAACCAATCCTCAAGCCCAAATACCACCACGCTGATGGGACTCTCGGGCGGCCCGAGCTGTTTACACCAAGCGAGATTGTGATTGCGGAGGGACTATTCCCTCTATGGTCAAAACTCTCACGAGCCGCCTTTGACGTCACGGCCTACCTTGACCCACCCGAGCCAATCCGTCGCGAGTGGAAGATCGCCAGGGACACCAGCAAACGAGGCTATACCAAGGAGCAGGTCCTTGCGGACCTCGAAAAACGTGAATCCGAGTCCGAAAAATATATCCGTCCACAGCGTGCCCATGCAGACCTAGTCATCTCGTTTGCTCCAGTCGAGGGCCGCGATCGTTTGAGCGCGACGATCTTGCTGCGGCCGACGGCGCCGCACCCCGATCTTCACGACATCCTCACTCCCTCCACTCGAGAGGCCGCTCACATCAAGCTCATTCGAGACCAAGATGGCAAGCCAGTTGATGCGCTGCACGTCCATGGGCACGCACCGGAGTCGGTCACTCGCATCGTCGAGGAGAAGCTGTGGGAGCACATCGGCCTCCCAGGCGAGATCCCCGAGAGTCTTGGGCGTATCAGCACGAGCGAGCGATCCGCCCCACTGGCGGTAGCTCAGCTCATCCTCTTGCACCATATGATCCAGGTATAG
- a CDS encoding class D sortase, with amino-acid sequence MSARRGRHSSARLSASRRVLISLGVLAILGGLFLAGRIAFFYTRTAVVGGGKVRAVVAAGVAKPWPSGVLALLRIPSLGLAAPVEQGTNDSVLDVAVGHLATSVMPGQAGTSILAAHNVSWFSGLGGVRRGDLVEVDTPTAQQVYRVAWHEVVKVGAPVLNTHSPSIVLEACWPLNALYLTPHRYLVGATLVSSVRIERTPAIPAQQRFTAVGIVKSIADENLSLVANDLPMGSFAIVGNPSPSFTASSSPYSLASAEVTWLIALLHASRAGGVSELTALTHQPASAVRPLADGYSGFASLADLTENAIGIRAIAGSATVALDTAHGPVTVIEEFKVTGRSVELDGLHVS; translated from the coding sequence ATGAGTGCACGCCGCGGCAGGCATAGCTCGGCTCGGCTAAGTGCGTCGCGTCGGGTCCTCATCTCACTAGGCGTTTTGGCCATTCTGGGTGGTCTGTTCTTGGCTGGACGCATTGCATTCTTCTACACCCGCACCGCTGTCGTTGGCGGCGGTAAGGTTCGTGCGGTCGTTGCGGCAGGTGTGGCGAAGCCGTGGCCCTCCGGGGTTTTAGCCTTACTCAGAATTCCCAGTCTTGGTTTGGCTGCCCCAGTTGAGCAGGGTACGAATGACTCAGTTCTCGATGTGGCCGTGGGTCACCTTGCTACGAGCGTGATGCCTGGCCAGGCGGGAACCTCGATCTTGGCCGCCCACAATGTCAGCTGGTTTTCCGGACTTGGCGGTGTGCGTCGGGGGGATCTCGTCGAAGTAGATACACCGACAGCCCAGCAGGTGTATCGGGTTGCGTGGCATGAAGTGGTAAAGGTGGGCGCGCCGGTGTTGAATACTCATTCCCCGAGCATCGTCTTGGAGGCCTGTTGGCCACTCAATGCCTTGTATTTGACACCTCATCGATACCTTGTTGGTGCAACGCTAGTCTCATCGGTTCGGATTGAGCGAACGCCAGCTATCCCTGCGCAGCAACGGTTCACAGCCGTCGGAATTGTGAAGTCCATCGCCGATGAGAATCTGTCCCTCGTCGCCAATGATCTCCCAATGGGTTCGTTCGCTATTGTTGGTAATCCCTCTCCGTCATTCACCGCCTCAAGTAGCCCATATTCTCTAGCAAGTGCGGAGGTAACGTGGCTGATAGCCTTGTTGCATGCATCACGTGCAGGTGGCGTGAGCGAGCTAACAGCTTTGACTCACCAACCGGCCAGTGCCGTTCGCCCGCTGGCTGATGGATACTCCGGATTCGCCTCACTCGCTGATCTGACTGAAAATGCTATTGGCATTCGGGCGATTGCGGGAAGTGCTACGGTGGCACTTGACACTGCTCATGGTCCAGTCACAGTCATCGAGGAGTTTAAGGTGACCGGTAGGTCTGTGGAACTCGATGGTCTGCACGTCAGCTAA
- a CDS encoding glycosyltransferase family 2 protein, translating to MRKDIGLGGGEMLSGKRVIVVVPAYRAERTIERTLTEIDRSVVDEIIVVDDASGDATAELANACGVSVVRHKANAGYGANQKTCYTEALRLGGEIIVMVHADYQYSPRLIPALAGLVASGHYDVALGSRILGGGAKEGGMPWWRYGANRVLTAIENLLLGQKISEYHTGLRAWSREVLTMLPLNDLSDDFVFDSQTLALAIVAQAAIGEVSCPTRYMSDASSINFWRSIRYGLGVLGVSLAGHRALHGRPRGVFTAIGELRTPSSLLVKAASK from the coding sequence TTGAGAAAAGATATTGGTTTGGGAGGTGGTGAAATGTTGAGTGGCAAGAGGGTGATCGTCGTGGTTCCAGCGTATCGGGCTGAGCGTACGATCGAGCGTACCCTCACCGAGATTGATCGTTCGGTCGTGGACGAGATCATTGTCGTGGACGATGCTAGTGGTGACGCGACGGCTGAGCTGGCGAATGCTTGCGGCGTATCTGTTGTTAGACATAAAGCCAACGCTGGGTATGGTGCAAATCAAAAGACTTGCTACACGGAGGCATTACGACTAGGCGGCGAAATCATTGTAATGGTACACGCGGACTACCAGTACTCTCCTCGCCTGATTCCAGCGCTTGCTGGACTTGTTGCGTCCGGACACTACGACGTAGCCCTTGGCTCACGGATCCTGGGTGGTGGTGCCAAAGAGGGTGGGATGCCCTGGTGGCGTTATGGCGCCAATCGAGTATTAACCGCAATCGAGAACCTGCTTCTAGGGCAGAAAATTTCTGAGTATCACACGGGTTTGCGTGCGTGGTCGCGAGAGGTGCTGACCATGCTGCCATTGAATGATCTTTCAGACGACTTTGTATTCGACAGCCAGACGCTTGCGCTGGCGATTGTTGCGCAAGCGGCGATTGGCGAAGTGTCCTGTCCAACGCGATATATGAGCGATGCATCGTCAATCAATTTTTGGCGCTCGATACGTTATGGACTTGGTGTCCTCGGCGTCTCGTTGGCTGGGCATCGTGCGCTGCATGGTCGGCCTCGTGGGGTCTTCACTGCTATTGGTGAATTGCGGACTCCATCTTCATTGTTAGTAAAGGCAGCGTCGAAGTAG